Genomic window (Bacillota bacterium):
CTCCTGGCCGTCCTGTCGGCCTTCATCGTCGGCATGGTCATGGTCGCCCTGGCCGGATTCGATCCGATCAAGTCCTTCATCGCCCTCCTCGACGGGGCCTTCGGGAGCGGGATCAACTTCACCGAGACCCTGGTCAAGAGCGGGCCATTCCTGTTCACCGGGCTGGGCGTGGCCATCGCCTTCCGCAGCAAGTCGTTTAACATCGGGGCCGAAGGCCAGTTCTACATGGGGGCCTTGGCCGTCAGCTGGCTGGGAGTGGCCCTCGGCGGGCTGCCCGCGGTGGTCCTGATCCCGATCCTGATGGTCGCGGCCTTCGTGTCGGGGGGCATCTACGGGGCCATTCCCGGGTACCTCAAGGCCCGGGTGGGCGCGTCCGAAATCGTCACCACGGTGATGATGAACTCCATCGCCGTCCAGTTCGTCAACTGGATCATCCGCGGTCCCTTGCAGGAGCCGCGGCACTTCTACCCGGAGACGGCCGAGATCGCCGCCTCGGCCAAGCTGCCGGTCCTCATCCATGGGACCAGGCTTCACCTGGGCCTCTTCATCGGCCTGGCGATCGCGGTGCTGGCCTACTACTTCATCACCAAGACCGTCCTCGGCTACCAGATCAGGGCGGTCGGCTCGGGCCCGCTGGCGGCCGAATACGCCGGCATCGATATCAAGCGCAACATCATCCTGGCCATGGCCATCAGCGGCGGCCTGGCCGGCCTCGGCGGGGCGGTCGAGCTGACCGGGGTGACCTGGAAACTCTACAGCAATTTCTCACCGGGCTATGGCTACAGCGCCATCGCCGTGGCCCTCCTGGCCAGGCGGAACCCGCTGGCCGTCATCCTGACGTCGCTGCTCTTCGGGGCCCTGGCCACCGGGGCCAACAACCTACAGCGGGCGGCCGAGGTCCCGGCCATGCTCTCCTCGGTCATGCAGGCCCTGGTCATCTTCTTCGTCCTCGGTTACGCCGTCTATGAACAGTGGCCACGGAAGGGGCGGGGACGCCCCGTGCCTGGGCCGAAGGCCGGGACACTCGCCGCGGCTGGGTCGGGCGAGTCGAAGGGGGCCGGCGCCGATGACTGAACCACTCTTCAGCCTGAACGCCATCGTCCTTCTCTTGGCCTCGACGATGCGGACGACCGCGCCGGTCCTTCTGGCGGCCATCGGCGGCCTCTACTCGGATCGCTCGGGGGTCCTCAGCATCGGTATGGAGGGCTTCATGCTCACCGGGGCCTTCGCCGGTTTCGTCGGCGCCTTCTACAGCGGTAACCTGTGGGTGGGCCTGCTCACGGCCATCGTCGCCGGAGCCGCGCTGGCCTTTCTGTACGCCTACTTCTCTATTTCCGTGGGCTCCAGTCAGGCCGTCACCGGGACCGGCATCGTCATGCTGGCTGCCGGGGCCACCGGCTTCCTGAACCGCGTGCTCTTCCGGTCGAGCGGGGACTTCGTCCGGATCACCCCCTTCCAGCCGGTGGCCATTCCCGGGCTCAGCCATATCCCGGTCCTCGGTCCCATCCTGTTCAACCAGAACATCCTGGTTTACCTGGCCTTGTTGTTGGTCCCGGTGACCTGGTTCATCCTCTACCGGACCGCCCTCGGCCTGGACATCCGCTCCGTCGGCGAGCACGCCAAGGCCGCCGACACCGTCGGCCTGAACGTCAAGTTCATCCGTTACGGTTGTGTGGTGCTGAGCGGGGCCCTCGGCGGCCTGGGCGGAGCCTACCTGTCGCTGGCCCACGCCAACACGTTCATCGAGATGATGACCGCCGAGCGCGGCTACGTGGCCTTCGCCATCAT
Coding sequences:
- a CDS encoding ABC transporter permease; protein product: MNGRQSINTNLRLKIVLGAARQLAIPLLAVLSAFIVGMVMVALAGFDPIKSFIALLDGAFGSGINFTETLVKSGPFLFTGLGVAIAFRSKSFNIGAEGQFYMGALAVSWLGVALGGLPAVVLIPILMVAAFVSGGIYGAIPGYLKARVGASEIVTTVMMNSIAVQFVNWIIRGPLQEPRHFYPETAEIAASAKLPVLIHGTRLHLGLFIGLAIAVLAYYFITKTVLGYQIRAVGSGPLAAEYAGIDIKRNIILAMAISGGLAGLGGAVELTGVTWKLYSNFSPGYGYSAIAVALLARRNPLAVILTSLLFGALATGANNLQRAAEVPAMLSSVMQALVIFFVLGYAVYEQWPRKGRGRPVPGPKAGTLAAAGSGESKGAGADD
- a CDS encoding ABC transporter permease gives rise to the protein MTEPLFSLNAIVLLLASTMRTTAPVLLAAIGGLYSDRSGVLSIGMEGFMLTGAFAGFVGAFYSGNLWVGLLTAIVAGAALAFLYAYFSISVGSSQAVTGTGIVMLAAGATGFLNRVLFRSSGDFVRITPFQPVAIPGLSHIPVLGPILFNQNILVYLALLLVPVTWFILYRTALGLDIRSVGEHAKAADTVGLNVKFIRYGCVVLSGALGGLGGAYLSLAHANTFIEMMTAERGYVAFAIIIFGKYNPFGALGAALLFGLADALQLKLQVGGLPIPYEFLLMLPYVLTLVAMVLAGRTTSPANLGTAYKEE